A stretch of the Hypomesus transpacificus isolate Combined female chromosome 12, fHypTra1, whole genome shotgun sequence genome encodes the following:
- the gucy1b2 gene encoding guanylate cyclase soluble subunit beta-2 codes for MYGFINTCLKSLVIEKFGEETWEKLSTLAEVQDTFMTYEVYDDILTLRLVQEACKMLDLSSEVVLKLFGGYFFRFCKMAGYDAMLRTLGGTLVEFIENLDALHSYLALSYEEMNAPSFRVEKSEDGKMILHYYSDRKGLYHIVPGIIEAVAMDFFDSEVSMTILNQSEEDERTGKKEHVVFLVSQRPLKSKKNPQPEKISRNEEQQEDTLRKMRERCAHLPLCPAGKRAPWDMVRSVVKIGKGNLLHTFTPIYPDKLWMEEKAFCNAFPFHIVFDKDLKVKQTGVNIQKFVPGLQTMDIRLDEYFSIVHPEVTFNIESIRKFINSQFVLKTKRNMVPQTIQHHSTLKLRGQMVWMEALGCMVYLCSPKLRSLQELEERGLHISDIAQHDTTRDLILLNQQRLAEMELSNQLERKKEELRILSSHLEAEKKKTETLLYAMLPRHVANQLKEGKKVEAGEFEVCTILFSDVVTFTNICAACEPIQIVNMLNSMYSRFDRLTSVHDVYKVETIGDAYMVVGGVPVPTDSHAERVANFALGMRIAAREVTNPVTGQHIQIRVGLHTGPVLAGVVGEKMPRFCLFGDTVNTASRMESHGVPDHIHLSPFTYRALENKSFEIKSRGEIEVKGKGLMNTYFLLQNLHVTEDSIMGRGEGEPCMYRDDPPTLDITATVLEETNGHMKEDISTNDHSQDSAVPSTASDLTNEDEPSLESSCCRATPFQHGRLTDMNSRFCNLL; via the exons ATG TATGGATTCATCAACACCTGTCTCAAATCTCTCGTCATTGAGAAATTTGGGGAAGAAACATGGGAGAAATTAAG TACTTTAGCCGAAGTTCAGGACACATTCATGACATACGAGGTTTACGATGACATTTTGACACTGCGTTTGGTGCAGGAGGCTTGTAAGATGCTCG ACCTCTCCTCAGAGGTCGTCCTGAAGCTGTTTGGAGGGTACTTCTTCAGATTCTGTAAGATGGCAGGATACGACGCCATGCTGCGCACGCTGGGAGGAACCCTGGTGGAGTTTATAGAGAACCTGGATGCTCTTCACAGCTACCTGGCCCTGTCTTACGAG GAGATGAATGCTCCTTCCTTCCGTGTGGAAAAGAGCGAAGATGGAAAGATGATTCTGCATTATTACTCAGACCGGAAAGGCCTGTATCATATAGTGCCAG GCATTATTGAAGCGGTGGCCATGGACTTCTTTGACAGTGAAGTGAGCATGACCATCCTTAACCAATCAGAAGAGGACGAACGCACAGGGAAGAAAGAGCATGTGGTCTTCCTTGTTTCTCAGAGACCCCTGAAGTCAAAGAAAAATCCACAACCAGAAAAGATCAGCAGAAACGAGGAG CAACAGGAAGACACTCTcaggaagatgagagagaggtgtgCCCACCTGCCCCTCTGCCCCGCTGGTAAGAGAGCTCCCTGGGACATGGTCAGGAGCGTCGTCAAGATTGGAAAAG GAAATCTCCTTCATACATTCACCCCAATCTACCCTGACAAGCtgtggatggaggagaaggccTTCTGCAACGCCTTCCCTTTCCACATCGTCTTCGACAAAGAT CTCAAGGTGAAGCAGACCGGCGTCAACATCCAGAAGTTCGTCCCTGGTCTTCAGACCATGGACATTCGTCTGGATGAGTACTTCAGTATTGTGCACCCCGAGGTGACTTTCAACATTGAGAGCATCAGAAAGTTCATCAACAGCCAGTTTGTTCTGAAGACGAAGCGCAACATGGTGCCTCAGACCATTCAGCACCACTCCACGCTGAAACTAAGAG GCCAGATGGTGTGGATGGAGGCCCTGGGCTGCATGGTGTACCTGTGTTCCCCCAAGCTGCGCagcctgcaggagctggaggagagaggccttCACATCTCAGACATCGCCCAGCACGACACTACCCGCGACCTCATCCTGCTCAACCAGCAACGCCTGGCAGAGATGGAGCTGTCCAATCAGCTGGAGCGCAAGAAG GAGGAACTAAGGATCCTGTCCAGCCACCTggaggcagagaagaagaaaaccGAGACCCTGCTGTACGCCATGCTGCCGCGCCACGTGGCCAATCAACTGAAAGAGGGGAAGAAGGTGGAGGCGG GTGAGTTTGAAGTGTGCACCATTCTCTTCAGTGACGTGGTCACTTTCACCAACATCTGCGCGGCCTGCGAGCCCATCCAGATCGTCAACATGCTCAACTCCATGTACTCTAGGTTTGACCGGCTCACCAGCGTCCACGATGTTTACAAG GTGGAGACTATTGGAGACGCCTAcatggtggtgggaggggttcCTGTCCCCACTGACAGCCACGCGGAGAGGGTCGCCAACTTTGCTCTGGGTATGCGTATCGCAGCCCGGGAAGTGACCAACCCTGTCACTGGACAACATATCCAG ATCAGGGTAGGACTGCACACGGGGCCTGTGCTGGCTGGTGTGGTGGGAGAAAAGATGCCTCGCTTCTGCCTGTTTGGAGACACGGTCAACACTGCTTCCAGGATGGAGAGTCACGGAGTCCCTGACCACATACACCTCAGCCCCTTCACATACAG GGCGCTAGAGAACAAGAGCTTTGAAATCAAGTCAAGAGGAGAGATTGAGGTGAAAGGCAAAGGCCTGATGAACACCTACTTCCTGCTCCAGAACCTGCATGTGACCGAGGACAGCATCatgggcagaggggagggggagcccTGCATGTACAGGGATGACCCACCCACTCTGGACATCACCGCTACAG TCCTCGAAGAGACAAACGGTCACATGAAGGAAGACATTTCGACGAATGACCACAGTCAGGACTCTGCCGTCCCGTCTACTGCTAGTGACCTCACCAACGAGGACGAGCCCTCGCTGGAGAGCAGCTGTTGTCGTGCAACACCCTTCCAGCATGGCCGACTCACTGACATGAACTCTCGCTTCTGCAACCTGCTCTGA